The following are encoded in a window of Bos indicus isolate NIAB-ARS_2022 breed Sahiwal x Tharparkar chromosome 21, NIAB-ARS_B.indTharparkar_mat_pri_1.0, whole genome shotgun sequence genomic DNA:
- the ZNF710 gene encoding zinc finger protein 710 isoform X1, which translates to MEGFMDSGTQTDAVVVLSLAQAAVLGLVSENELFGATISAEAFYPDLGPELSGAAIGEPRPPGPDVYQLACHGRALEEPAEEEVLEVEAAFEKHTRRKTRPPVRLVPKVKFEKVEEEEEVYEVSVPGGDDKDAGPAEAPAEAAGGGCEALVQSSAVKMIDLSVFSRKPRTLRHLPRAPRPELDVAPFDPHFPDPARDAFAEPSMALPRPEALPVECGFEPPHLPPLSDPEPPTMESPEPVKPEQGFVWQEVGEFEADAAGSTVERHKKAQLDRLDINVQIDDSYLVEAGDRQKRWQCRMCEKSYTSKYNLVTHILGHNGIKPHSCPHCSKLFKQPSHLQTHLLTHQGTRPHKCQVCQKAFTQTSHLKRHMLLHSEVKPYSCHFCGRGFAYPSELKAHEVKHESGRCHVCVECGLDFSTLTQLKRHLASHQGPTLYQCLECDKSFHYRSQLQNHMLKHQNVRPFVCTECGMEFSQIHHLKQHSLTHKGVKEFKCEVCGREFTLQANMKRHMLIHTSVRPYQCHICFKTFVQKQTLKTHMIVHSPVKPFKCKVCGKSFNRMYNLLGHMHLHAGSKPFKCPYCSSKFNLKGNLSRHMKVKHGVMDIGLDSQGGWATRRGRSRNGPVMAHSGASCPVRGVGRLARPETSLGWAQVWRGGSPEGHQRDNDGTFMYSPKDLRGLT; encoded by the exons ATGGAGGGCTTCATGGACTCAGGGACACAGACTGATGCCGTGGTGGTGCTGTCTTTGGCTCAGGCCGCCGTGCTGGGCCTGGTCTCGGAAAATGAGCTCTTTGGAGCCACCATAAGCGCCGAAGCCTTCTACCCGGACCTGGGGCCGGAGCTGTCCGGGGCAGCCATAGGGGAGCCCCGGCCCCCGGGCCCCGACGTCTACCAGCTGGCCTGCCACGGGCGGGCCCTGGAGGAGCCGGCCGAGGAGGAGGTGCTGGAGGTGGAGGCGGCCTTCGAGAAGCACACCCGGCGGAAGACGCGGCCGCCTGTGCGCCTGGTGCCCAAGGTCAAGTTTGagaaggtggaggaggaggaggaggtctaCGAGGTGTCAGTGCCCGGCGGCGACGACAAGGATGCCGGCCCAGCAGAGGCCCCAGCCGAGGCGGCTGGCGGCGGCTGCGAGGCCCTGGTGCAGAGCAGCGCGGTCAAGATGATCGACCTCAGCGTCTTCAGCCGCAAGCCCCGGACGCTGCGACACCTTCCCCGCGCCCCGCGGCCGGAGCTGGACGTAGCCCCCTTCGACCCCCACTTCCCCGACCCGGCCCGGGACGCCTTCGCCGAGCCCAGCATGGCGCTACCCAGGCCGGAGGCCCTGCCCGTGGAGTGCGGCTTCGAGCCGCCGCACCTGCCCCCGCTGAGCGACCCCGAGCCCCCCACCATGGAGTCCCCAGAGCCCGTGAAGCCAGAGCAGGGCTTCGTGTGGCAGGAGGTGGGCGAGTTCGAAGCGGACGCAGCCGGCTCGACGGTGGAGCGCCACAAGAAGGCCCAGCTGGACCGGCTGGACATCAACGTGCAGATCGACGACTCGTACCTGGTGGAGGCCGGCGACCGGCAGAAGCGCTGGCAGTGTCGCATGTGCGAGAAGTCCTACACGTCCAAGTACAACCTGGTGACGCACATCCTGGGCCACAACGGCATCAAGCCGCATTCCTGCCCGCACTGCAGCAAGCTCTTCAAGCAGCCCAGCCACCTGCAGACGCATCTGCTGACGCACCAGGGCACCCGGCCACACAAGTGCCAGGTGTGCCAGAAGGCCTTCACGCAGACCAGCCACCTCAAGCGCCACATGCTGCTGCACTCGGAGGTCAAGCCCTACAGCTGCCACTTCTGCGGCCGCGGCTTCGCCTACCCCAGCGAGCTCAAGGCCCACGAGGTGAAGCACGAGAGCGGCCGCTGCCATGTGTGCGTCGAGTGCGGCCTGGACTTCTCCACCCTGACGCAGCTGAAGCGCCACCTGGCCTCCCACCAGGGCCCCACCCTCTACCAGTGCCTGGAGTGCGACAAGTCCTTCCACTACCGCAGCCAGCTGCAGAATCACATGCTCAAGCACCAGAACGTGCGGCCCTTCGTGTGCACCGAGTGCGGCATGGAATTCAGCCAGATCCACCACCTCAAGCAGCATTCGCTCACCCATAAG GGCGTGAAGGAGTTCAAGTGCGAGGTGTGTGGCCGAGAGTTCACTCTGCAGGCTAACATGAAGCGGCACATGCTGATCCACACCAGCGTCCGGCCCTACCAGTGTCACATCTGTTTCAAGACCTTCGTGCAGAAGCAGACCCTCAAGACCCACATGATCGTCCACTCGCCCGTGAAGCCGTTCAAATGCAAG GTGTGCGGGAAGTCCTTCAACCGCATGTACAACCTGCTGGGCCACATGCACCTTCACGCGGGTAGCAAACCCTTCAAGTGCCCCTACTGCTCCAGCAAGTTCAACCTCAAGGGCAACCTGAGCCGGCACATGAAGGTCAAGCACGGCGTCATGGACATCGGCCTGGACAGCCAAGGTGGGTGGGCCACACGCCGAGGACGGAGCAGGAATGGTCCTGTCATGGCGCACTCAGGAGCCTCCTGTCCAgtgaggggagtggggaggctgGCCAGGCCTGAGACCTCACTGGGGTGGGCTCAGGTCTGGAGAGGGGGCTCCCCGGAGGGCCATCAGCGTGATAACGATGGGACGTTTATGTATTCTCCAAAGGACTTACGTGGGCTCacataa
- the ZNF710 gene encoding zinc finger protein 710 isoform X2: MEGFMDSGTQTDAVVVLSLAQAAVLGLVSENELFGATISAEAFYPDLGPELSGAAIGEPRPPGPDVYQLACHGRALEEPAEEEVLEVEAAFEKHTRRKTRPPVRLVPKVKFEKVEEEEEVYEVSVPGGDDKDAGPAEAPAEAAGGGCEALVQSSAVKMIDLSVFSRKPRTLRHLPRAPRPELDVAPFDPHFPDPARDAFAEPSMALPRPEALPVECGFEPPHLPPLSDPEPPTMESPEPVKPEQGFVWQEVGEFEADAAGSTVERHKKAQLDRLDINVQIDDSYLVEAGDRQKRWQCRMCEKSYTSKYNLVTHILGHNGIKPHSCPHCSKLFKQPSHLQTHLLTHQGTRPHKCQVCQKAFTQTSHLKRHMLLHSEVKPYSCHFCGRGFAYPSELKAHEVKHESGRCHVCVECGLDFSTLTQLKRHLASHQGPTLYQCLECDKSFHYRSQLQNHMLKHQNVRPFVCTECGMEFSQIHHLKQHSLTHKGVKEFKCEVCGREFTLQANMKRHMLIHTSVRPYQCHICFKTFVQKQTLKTHMIVHSPVKPFKCKVCGKSFNRMYNLLGHMHLHAGSKPFKCPYCSSKFNLKGNLSRHMKVKHGVMDIGLDSQDPMMELTGTDPSELDSQQEMEDFEENAYAYAGVDGSAEASVLSEQAMKEMAYYNVL; the protein is encoded by the exons ATGGAGGGCTTCATGGACTCAGGGACACAGACTGATGCCGTGGTGGTGCTGTCTTTGGCTCAGGCCGCCGTGCTGGGCCTGGTCTCGGAAAATGAGCTCTTTGGAGCCACCATAAGCGCCGAAGCCTTCTACCCGGACCTGGGGCCGGAGCTGTCCGGGGCAGCCATAGGGGAGCCCCGGCCCCCGGGCCCCGACGTCTACCAGCTGGCCTGCCACGGGCGGGCCCTGGAGGAGCCGGCCGAGGAGGAGGTGCTGGAGGTGGAGGCGGCCTTCGAGAAGCACACCCGGCGGAAGACGCGGCCGCCTGTGCGCCTGGTGCCCAAGGTCAAGTTTGagaaggtggaggaggaggaggaggtctaCGAGGTGTCAGTGCCCGGCGGCGACGACAAGGATGCCGGCCCAGCAGAGGCCCCAGCCGAGGCGGCTGGCGGCGGCTGCGAGGCCCTGGTGCAGAGCAGCGCGGTCAAGATGATCGACCTCAGCGTCTTCAGCCGCAAGCCCCGGACGCTGCGACACCTTCCCCGCGCCCCGCGGCCGGAGCTGGACGTAGCCCCCTTCGACCCCCACTTCCCCGACCCGGCCCGGGACGCCTTCGCCGAGCCCAGCATGGCGCTACCCAGGCCGGAGGCCCTGCCCGTGGAGTGCGGCTTCGAGCCGCCGCACCTGCCCCCGCTGAGCGACCCCGAGCCCCCCACCATGGAGTCCCCAGAGCCCGTGAAGCCAGAGCAGGGCTTCGTGTGGCAGGAGGTGGGCGAGTTCGAAGCGGACGCAGCCGGCTCGACGGTGGAGCGCCACAAGAAGGCCCAGCTGGACCGGCTGGACATCAACGTGCAGATCGACGACTCGTACCTGGTGGAGGCCGGCGACCGGCAGAAGCGCTGGCAGTGTCGCATGTGCGAGAAGTCCTACACGTCCAAGTACAACCTGGTGACGCACATCCTGGGCCACAACGGCATCAAGCCGCATTCCTGCCCGCACTGCAGCAAGCTCTTCAAGCAGCCCAGCCACCTGCAGACGCATCTGCTGACGCACCAGGGCACCCGGCCACACAAGTGCCAGGTGTGCCAGAAGGCCTTCACGCAGACCAGCCACCTCAAGCGCCACATGCTGCTGCACTCGGAGGTCAAGCCCTACAGCTGCCACTTCTGCGGCCGCGGCTTCGCCTACCCCAGCGAGCTCAAGGCCCACGAGGTGAAGCACGAGAGCGGCCGCTGCCATGTGTGCGTCGAGTGCGGCCTGGACTTCTCCACCCTGACGCAGCTGAAGCGCCACCTGGCCTCCCACCAGGGCCCCACCCTCTACCAGTGCCTGGAGTGCGACAAGTCCTTCCACTACCGCAGCCAGCTGCAGAATCACATGCTCAAGCACCAGAACGTGCGGCCCTTCGTGTGCACCGAGTGCGGCATGGAATTCAGCCAGATCCACCACCTCAAGCAGCATTCGCTCACCCATAAG GGCGTGAAGGAGTTCAAGTGCGAGGTGTGTGGCCGAGAGTTCACTCTGCAGGCTAACATGAAGCGGCACATGCTGATCCACACCAGCGTCCGGCCCTACCAGTGTCACATCTGTTTCAAGACCTTCGTGCAGAAGCAGACCCTCAAGACCCACATGATCGTCCACTCGCCCGTGAAGCCGTTCAAATGCAAG GTGTGCGGGAAGTCCTTCAACCGCATGTACAACCTGCTGGGCCACATGCACCTTCACGCGGGTAGCAAACCCTTCAAGTGCCCCTACTGCTCCAGCAAGTTCAACCTCAAGGGCAACCTGAGCCGGCACATGAAGGTCAAGCACGGCGTCATGGACATCGGCCTGGACAGCCAAG ACCCCATGATGGAGCTGACGGGCACAGACCCCTCTGAGCTCGACAGCCAGCAGGAAATGGAGGACTTCGAGGAGAACGCCTACGCCTACGCGGGTGTGGATGGCAGCGCTGAGGCCAGCGTCCTCTCCGAACAGGCCATGAAAGAGATGGCCTACTACAACGTGCTATAG